One Cellulomonas taurus genomic region harbors:
- a CDS encoding protein kinase domain-containing protein, whose amino-acid sequence MSPREAAQPPRLPGYTFSRVLGGGGAADVYAYQQQLPRRDVAIKVLLPTVDDAERSAFEREADLTARVSHHPSIVTVYQAGVTDDGREFLVMELCPRATLGQRYRAERIAIAEVLRIGVQLACAVETMHRAGIVHRDIKPANVLFNDLGRPVLSDFGIAAPVDDHAPAVGMSIPWAAPELLTASPQAGPRADVYSLGATLFSALAGRSPFERPGGSNEAAELVGRIERGTPTPMARDDLPPRLRTVLARAMAVDPARRHAHAVDLAMDLRAVEADLGLPLTPLDLGEDTAAATTAADPDATRMRPVHAVSPGPVATPVPTPASPVDHDATRIRPVHAVPSAPPGTVPQGTAVPPGTAVPPGTAVPPGTTPAVDVRVSVDPEPRRRRTGRLVAGLVSGAVVVAAVVVVLLVTQNPDRGQNRDDDPLANPAPTVGLTVPTPIGLTGTRQADGSAVFSWRNPDPQDGDTYLWGLLRSTGQTQVQPVDEPGIVIPAADLADIEGQVCIEVSVVRADRRASTTPAEGCTQ is encoded by the coding sequence ATGAGTCCACGGGAAGCCGCGCAGCCGCCGCGACTTCCGGGCTACACCTTCTCCCGGGTGCTCGGTGGTGGTGGTGCCGCCGACGTCTACGCCTACCAGCAGCAGCTGCCCCGGCGGGACGTGGCGATCAAGGTCCTGCTGCCCACGGTCGACGACGCCGAGCGGTCGGCCTTCGAACGCGAGGCGGACCTGACGGCACGGGTGTCGCACCACCCGTCGATCGTCACCGTCTACCAGGCGGGGGTCACCGACGACGGGCGCGAGTTCCTGGTGATGGAGCTCTGCCCGCGCGCCACCCTCGGTCAGCGCTATCGGGCCGAGCGGATCGCCATCGCGGAGGTGCTGCGGATCGGGGTGCAGCTGGCCTGCGCCGTGGAGACCATGCACCGGGCCGGGATCGTCCACCGGGACATCAAGCCCGCGAACGTGCTGTTCAACGACCTGGGTCGGCCCGTGCTGAGCGACTTCGGCATCGCCGCCCCGGTGGACGACCACGCACCGGCTGTCGGCATGTCGATCCCGTGGGCGGCCCCCGAGCTGCTGACCGCCTCGCCGCAGGCGGGTCCCCGCGCCGACGTCTACTCGCTCGGCGCGACCCTGTTCTCCGCGTTGGCGGGTCGCTCACCGTTCGAGCGCCCGGGCGGCTCCAACGAGGCCGCCGAGCTGGTGGGTCGGATCGAGCGCGGCACCCCGACGCCGATGGCCCGGGACGACCTGCCACCCCGGCTGCGGACGGTGCTGGCCCGCGCGATGGCGGTGGACCCGGCTCGTCGGCACGCCCACGCGGTGGACCTGGCGATGGACCTGCGCGCGGTGGAGGCCGACCTCGGCCTGCCGTTGACCCCCCTGGACCTGGGCGAGGACACCGCCGCCGCCACGACGGCCGCCGATCCCGACGCGACCCGGATGCGGCCGGTGCACGCGGTGTCCCCGGGCCCGGTCGCAACCCCGGTTCCCACCCCGGCGAGCCCGGTCGACCACGACGCCACCAGGATCCGCCCGGTGCACGCGGTGCCATCGGCACCACCGGGAACGGTGCCCCAGGGAACCGCTGTACCCCCGGGAACCGCTGTGCCCCCGGGAACCGCTGTGCCCCCGGGAACCACCCCGGCCGTGGACGTCCGGGTGTCCGTCGACCCCGAACCGCGACGCCGCCGCACCGGCCGCCTGGTCGCGGGCCTGGTCTCCGGTGCCGTGGTGGTCGCCGCCGTGGTCGTGGTGCTGCTGGTCACCCAGAACCCGGATCGCGGGCAGAACCGGGACGACGACCCGCTGGCGAACCCGGCACCGACCGTCGGCCTGACGGTGCCCACCCCGATCGGCCTCACCGGCACCCGGCAGGCCGACGGCAGCGCGGTCTTCAGCTGGCGCAACCCGGACCCGCAGGACGGCGACACCTACCTGTGGGGCCTGCTGCGCAGCACCGGGCAGACCCAGGTGCAGCCGGTGGACGAGCCGGGGATCGTGATCCCGGCCGCCGACCTCGCCGACATCGAGGGCCAGGTCTGCATCGAGGTCTCCGTGGTGCGCGCCGATCGTCGCGCCTCCACCACCCCGGCCGAGGGGTGCACGCAGTGA
- a CDS encoding DUF58 domain-containing protein translates to MTGRSRTRLSAVGWGALALGLPLLVVGLWQGWAELTALGAVAVAAVLVALATTLGRLPHRVRLDLADRRVRVGERAFGGVLVTAPTRRTRAIGLELQVGQGRAELDVPPLAPGQTHEELFAVPTHRRAVVTVGPVRAVRADPLGLAVRHATTTGAEELFVHPRIVLLTGADSGLLRDLEGGSTRDLSDSDLAFHALRDYVVGDDRRSIHWRTTARRGVLTVKQYEDTRRTQTAVALSTDPRDYDRDEDDLELAVSVLASLGVQVMSEEHPLAVLAGTNRVRTTARRPFLDDCSAVATTPDGSGSSLLGRRVAREVPDVTLAFLVTGSTTTDAELRAAARHVPEGTRTLAIGCRPGAEVQVRTQRGLSLVQLGSLDDLPRALRLAARG, encoded by the coding sequence ATGACCGGACGTTCGCGGACCCGACTGTCGGCGGTGGGCTGGGGTGCACTGGCACTCGGCCTGCCGCTGCTGGTCGTGGGTCTGTGGCAGGGCTGGGCCGAGCTGACCGCGCTGGGTGCGGTCGCCGTCGCCGCGGTGCTGGTCGCCCTCGCGACCACCCTGGGTCGACTGCCGCACCGGGTGCGCCTGGACCTGGCCGACCGGCGGGTCCGGGTGGGCGAGCGGGCGTTCGGCGGCGTGCTGGTCACCGCGCCGACCCGCCGCACCCGGGCGATCGGGCTGGAGCTCCAGGTCGGACAGGGCCGGGCCGAACTGGACGTACCGCCGCTGGCACCCGGCCAGACCCACGAGGAGCTGTTCGCGGTGCCCACCCACCGGCGCGCCGTGGTGACCGTCGGTCCGGTGCGGGCGGTCCGCGCCGACCCGCTGGGGCTGGCGGTGCGACACGCGACCACCACCGGCGCCGAGGAGTTGTTCGTGCACCCGCGGATCGTGCTGCTCACCGGCGCCGACTCCGGGCTGCTGCGCGACCTGGAGGGCGGATCGACCCGCGACCTGTCCGACTCCGACCTGGCCTTCCACGCCCTGCGCGACTACGTGGTGGGCGACGACCGGCGCTCGATCCACTGGCGCACCACCGCCCGGCGCGGAGTGCTGACCGTCAAGCAGTACGAGGACACCCGGCGCACCCAGACCGCCGTGGCCCTGTCCACCGACCCGCGCGACTACGACCGGGACGAGGACGATCTGGAGCTCGCGGTCAGCGTGCTGGCATCCCTCGGCGTCCAGGTGATGTCCGAGGAGCATCCGCTGGCGGTGCTGGCCGGCACGAACCGGGTCCGGACGACCGCGCGCCGCCCGTTCCTGGACGACTGCTCGGCGGTCGCCACCACCCCGGACGGTTCCGGCAGCAGCCTGCTCGGCCGCCGGGTGGCCCGGGAGGTGCCGGATGTCACCCTGGCGTTCCTGGTCACCGGTTCGACCACCACGGATGCCGAGCTGCGTGCCGCCGCTCGGCACGTTCCGGAGGGCACCCGCACCCTGGCGATCGGCTGCCGACCGGGCGCCGAGGTCCAGGTGCGCACCCAGCGCGGGCTGAGCCTGGTGCAGCTCGGTTCCCTGGACGACCTGCCCCGGGCGCTGCGACTGGCGGCCCGCGGATGA
- a CDS encoding AAA family ATPase, which produces MTPDESTWFAQTFAALTRNVSQAVLGADAPVRLVLTAMIAEGHVLLEDAPGTGKTSLAKAIAASVHGSHQRIQFTPDLLPSDVTGVTIWDQGTRRFEFHTGPVFTSVLLADEINRASPKTQSALLEVMEEGHVTVDKDTHPVGRPFIVIATQNPVEQAGTYRLPEAQLDRFLIRTSLGYPDRTATVEILAGQRDRTAALHPVIGTEDVVRMADLAQGVHVDGAVLDYVARLLEVTRDDPQTSLGASVRGGLALVRCARVLAAASGRGYVVPDDIKELAIPVLAHRLVLDPEADFLGATTRDVVQRALDSTPPPVARA; this is translated from the coding sequence ATGACCCCCGACGAGTCGACCTGGTTCGCCCAGACCTTCGCCGCGCTCACCCGGAACGTGTCCCAGGCGGTGCTGGGCGCCGACGCCCCGGTGCGCCTGGTGCTCACCGCGATGATCGCCGAGGGGCACGTCCTGCTGGAGGACGCCCCGGGCACCGGCAAGACATCCCTGGCCAAGGCGATCGCCGCCTCGGTGCACGGCAGCCACCAGCGGATCCAGTTCACCCCCGACCTGCTGCCCAGCGACGTGACCGGCGTGACCATCTGGGATCAGGGCACCCGGCGGTTCGAGTTCCACACCGGCCCGGTCTTCACCTCCGTCCTGCTCGCGGACGAGATCAACCGTGCCTCGCCCAAGACCCAGTCGGCGCTGCTGGAGGTGATGGAGGAGGGGCACGTCACCGTGGACAAGGACACCCATCCCGTGGGCCGCCCGTTCATCGTGATCGCCACCCAGAACCCGGTGGAGCAGGCCGGGACCTATCGGCTGCCGGAGGCGCAGCTGGACCGGTTCCTGATCCGCACCTCCCTCGGCTACCCGGACCGCACGGCGACGGTGGAGATCCTGGCCGGGCAGCGGGACCGGACCGCCGCCCTGCACCCGGTGATCGGCACCGAGGACGTGGTGCGGATGGCCGATCTGGCCCAGGGTGTGCACGTCGACGGCGCGGTGCTGGACTACGTGGCCCGGCTGCTGGAGGTCACCCGCGACGACCCGCAGACCTCGCTGGGCGCCAGCGTCCGTGGCGGTCTGGCGCTGGTGCGCTGCGCCCGGGTGCTGGCCGCCGCCTCCGGCCGTGGCTATGTGGTGCCGGACGACATCAAGGAGCTGGCGATCCCGGTGCTGGCCCACCGACTCGTGCTGGACCCGGAGGCCGACTTCCTGGGCGCGACCACCCGTGACGTGGTGCAGCGGGCGCTGGACAGCACCCCGCCGCCGGTGGCCCGGGCCTGA
- a CDS encoding Ig-like domain-containing protein — protein sequence MKWPWDRKRTASTAAVVTVPAVLATLAVVNPGFPLAQVELNDGAVWLTATNTLQLGRYNAQVEELNAGLVAKSGDFDVRQEGSDVLLVEPGTLTVVDPASVAAAAEVPVPAGSQVSMQAGTVAVLDADGQLWVRTLADLPLLQTGTDPADATVDGDARVVVADSGDAFLVAAQTGDVTRVTPHTGGASTTSAETALGGGVDAVTAVGDTVVGLDGDTLRTPGGSASLGLSSPVLQQPGPRADTVLVSGSSGLVEASVANGSVTAEYQAGGGGTPAAPVRVGECAHAAWPSARDNYLMLCDGQDEQLLTLDGMTSAATLVFRVNRQVVALNETRDGRLWLPLQDTELREPDWSQVIPEEETQDESEQADGDRTTHELVAECSTNSATPSAVDDDFGVRPGRSAILPVIDNDTSSDCGILVITEFDPLPESFGTLEPVYGGRALQVRVAPGASGSATFSYSISDGRGTSSPSTASVTLTVRDTQNDPPVQERTGSILVEQTASATYPVLADFIDPDGDELTLVSATAEKGTARFRQDGTLTYVADGGDLGPTTVHVLVSDGTNTTEGTVDVDVRAAGSLDLQLDPVHAETYVGRTVELRPLTAVRTHGAETPRLAGVDQVGGTTVTPDLEQGTIAFSAPRAGTYYVSFTITAAPQQATGLARIDVVDPPETPQPPTAVLDRAWLPTGGTMTVAPLANDTDPAGGVLVVQSVSAPEQLKVAVQNHELVEVAAVGALTEPVVLEYVVTNGSASAVGEILVQPVPPASTSQPPVVPNAVAEVRTGGVVTIPVLADAYDPDGDTISLVTEFAEPLGEGQGLMFVSGDVLRYQAPDTAMTVRATFIVQDATGNQTAATATVRVHDSDPATKVPPRPKDVVARVFIGDTVRIAIPLVGIDVDGDGVSLLGVDTAGTKGRVTAVGADWLEYEALPGESGTDEFTYAVEDWTGQRAVGTVRVGIADRPEDSNRVVARDDQVTVRPGQRVEVRVLDNDVDLAGGDLSVDPALELPEQVEAEVQGSRIVVDAPGAEGTFGIGYTAVNERGASSGAVLTVQVDADAALLPPVAKDIVVPPADTIDKTAVDVDVLEVAQNPSGPMSDLEVSVPTSAQDVATVLADGTVRVTLADTAQTLPYRLTNTADDTGTATAYAFITVPPLGFFPPQVRPRADELRVASGDTLTIPLGAQVQVAPGRTAQIADPTAVTATRSNGGPLVVDASTLQFTSEAGYAGPASITVPVTDATGPDDANARTRTLTLPITVFTEDDYPPTFSPSRIEVAPGEAPVSVDLRTFTQGVEGSTGDQAYGFRLVSGAPAGFSASLDGTRLSVSAATGTAKGSAGTIQLELSYGRSGTMDVQVEVRAIASTRRLASVPDRVINDAVQGQDSVVDVLAGAYNPFPDQPLTVIGASVQTAGTGTASVSGSNVVVRPNADLTGQMVVQVRVRDATNDAAREVAATISLRVRGKPAAPKAPRVGAEVLDSRAILSWDAPDARGEPITGYRVTVSPGGQQRACVSTTCTIDGLTNNVGYTFTVAAQNAVGWSDPSPASTVVTPDAVPDAPSRPTLVRGDGTITARWETPASKGSPVDSYTVTLLGGRGGSSTQTTSGTSFSWSGLQNGTEYTVQVRAHNRAPQPSPWSLAASATPAGLPGRPAVTASRVDTPLGGQITVEWTPVDPNGSQVLEYQVSISPEIGVRSVGGAETALTFDAVNGTPYSISVAARNDVGVGPSGQTTATAYGSPEKVGQPTVRVSGDPGSGVVPEAGQGTADISWPPASGRGSWVRYQVSLDAGTNWRDVSGTSLHLNRLTGGQTLTVVVRAVNTVGPGESSVATTVVPKTLPGQVDGSRVAVRADDQPAGAQPQNAQVSWGSVESGDGSPITYEVKLTARNNGATTSAVSSETSVVLTVPTGLSTDGALDVTITARNGLGETTQKVQRDVPWTAAPAPQPTSTG from the coding sequence GTGAAGTGGCCCTGGGACCGCAAGCGCACCGCCTCCACCGCCGCCGTGGTGACGGTGCCCGCCGTGCTGGCCACCCTCGCGGTGGTCAACCCCGGTTTCCCGCTGGCCCAGGTCGAGCTGAACGACGGCGCGGTGTGGCTGACCGCGACCAACACTCTGCAGCTGGGCCGGTACAACGCCCAGGTCGAGGAGCTGAACGCCGGGCTGGTCGCGAAGAGCGGTGACTTCGACGTGCGGCAGGAGGGGTCGGACGTCCTGCTGGTCGAGCCGGGCACCCTGACCGTCGTCGACCCGGCCTCGGTCGCCGCCGCCGCCGAGGTGCCGGTGCCCGCCGGGTCGCAGGTGTCGATGCAGGCGGGCACGGTCGCGGTGCTGGACGCCGACGGCCAGCTGTGGGTGCGCACCCTCGCTGACCTCCCGCTGTTGCAGACCGGCACCGACCCCGCCGACGCCACCGTGGACGGTGACGCGCGGGTCGTGGTCGCCGACTCCGGAGACGCCTTCCTGGTCGCCGCGCAGACCGGTGACGTCACCCGGGTCACGCCGCACACCGGCGGCGCGTCGACCACCAGTGCCGAGACCGCGCTGGGCGGAGGCGTCGACGCGGTGACCGCGGTGGGGGACACCGTGGTCGGACTGGACGGCGACACCCTGCGCACCCCGGGCGGTTCCGCCTCCCTGGGGCTGAGCTCGCCGGTGCTGCAGCAGCCGGGCCCGCGTGCCGACACCGTGCTGGTGTCCGGCAGCAGCGGGCTGGTCGAGGCGTCGGTGGCGAACGGGTCGGTCACCGCCGAGTACCAGGCCGGGGGCGGCGGCACCCCCGCGGCGCCGGTCCGGGTGGGCGAATGCGCGCACGCCGCCTGGCCGTCGGCCCGGGACAACTACCTGATGCTGTGCGACGGCCAGGACGAACAGCTGCTCACCCTGGACGGTATGACCTCCGCCGCCACCCTGGTCTTCCGGGTCAACCGGCAGGTGGTCGCCCTGAACGAGACCCGGGACGGACGGCTCTGGCTGCCGCTGCAGGACACCGAACTGCGCGAACCCGACTGGTCGCAGGTGATCCCGGAGGAGGAGACCCAGGACGAGAGCGAGCAGGCCGACGGCGACCGCACCACCCACGAGCTGGTCGCCGAGTGCTCCACCAACAGCGCCACCCCCTCCGCGGTGGACGACGACTTCGGGGTGCGACCCGGCCGCTCGGCGATCCTGCCGGTGATCGACAACGACACCTCCTCGGACTGCGGCATCCTGGTGATCACCGAGTTCGACCCGCTGCCGGAGAGCTTCGGCACCCTGGAACCGGTCTACGGCGGCCGGGCGTTGCAGGTCCGGGTCGCCCCCGGGGCCAGCGGCAGTGCGACCTTCAGCTACTCGATCAGCGACGGTCGCGGCACCAGCTCCCCGTCCACCGCCAGCGTGACGCTCACCGTCCGGGACACCCAGAACGACCCGCCGGTGCAGGAGCGCACCGGCAGCATCCTGGTCGAACAGACCGCCAGCGCCACCTACCCCGTGCTGGCCGACTTCATCGACCCGGACGGCGACGAGCTGACCCTGGTCAGCGCCACCGCGGAGAAGGGCACCGCCCGGTTCCGGCAGGACGGCACGCTGACCTACGTCGCCGACGGCGGTGACCTGGGTCCGACGACGGTGCACGTCCTGGTGTCGGACGGGACCAACACCACCGAGGGCACCGTCGACGTGGACGTGCGCGCCGCGGGGTCGTTGGACCTGCAACTGGACCCGGTGCACGCCGAGACCTACGTGGGCCGCACGGTGGAGCTGCGCCCGCTCACCGCGGTGCGCACCCACGGTGCGGAGACGCCCCGGCTCGCCGGGGTGGACCAGGTGGGCGGCACCACCGTGACCCCGGACCTGGAGCAGGGCACGATCGCGTTCAGCGCGCCCCGCGCCGGGACCTACTACGTCTCCTTCACCATCACCGCCGCACCCCAGCAGGCGACCGGGCTGGCCCGGATCGACGTGGTGGACCCGCCCGAGACCCCGCAGCCGCCGACCGCCGTGCTGGACCGCGCCTGGCTGCCCACCGGCGGGACCATGACCGTGGCGCCGTTGGCGAACGACACCGACCCGGCCGGCGGGGTGCTCGTCGTGCAGTCGGTCAGCGCCCCGGAACAGCTGAAGGTCGCGGTGCAGAACCACGAGCTGGTGGAGGTCGCCGCGGTGGGTGCCCTCACCGAGCCGGTGGTGCTGGAGTACGTGGTGACCAACGGCAGCGCCAGCGCGGTGGGGGAGATCCTGGTCCAGCCGGTGCCCCCGGCCAGCACCTCGCAGCCGCCGGTGGTGCCCAACGCCGTGGCCGAGGTCCGCACCGGCGGGGTGGTGACCATCCCGGTGCTGGCCGACGCCTACGACCCGGACGGCGACACCATCTCCCTGGTCACGGAGTTCGCCGAGCCGCTGGGCGAGGGCCAGGGGCTGATGTTCGTCTCCGGCGACGTGCTGCGGTACCAGGCACCCGACACCGCGATGACCGTGCGTGCCACCTTCATCGTCCAGGACGCCACCGGCAACCAGACCGCCGCCACCGCCACCGTGCGGGTGCACGACTCGGACCCGGCCACCAAGGTCCCGCCCCGCCCGAAGGACGTCGTCGCCCGGGTGTTCATCGGTGACACCGTGCGGATCGCGATCCCGCTGGTCGGCATCGACGTGGACGGCGACGGCGTCAGCCTGCTCGGGGTGGACACCGCCGGCACCAAGGGCCGGGTCACCGCGGTCGGCGCCGACTGGCTGGAGTACGAGGCGCTGCCCGGCGAGTCCGGCACCGACGAGTTCACCTACGCCGTCGAGGACTGGACCGGCCAGCGCGCCGTCGGCACCGTCCGGGTGGGCATCGCCGACCGTCCCGAGGACAGCAACCGGGTGGTCGCGCGCGACGACCAGGTCACCGTGCGACCGGGGCAGCGGGTCGAAGTCCGGGTGCTGGACAACGACGTCGACCTGGCGGGCGGTGACCTGAGCGTGGACCCGGCGCTGGAGCTGCCGGAGCAGGTCGAGGCCGAGGTGCAGGGCAGCCGGATCGTGGTGGACGCGCCCGGCGCCGAGGGCACGTTCGGGATCGGGTACACGGCGGTGAACGAGCGCGGTGCCAGCAGCGGTGCGGTCCTGACGGTCCAGGTCGACGCCGACGCGGCCCTGCTGCCGCCGGTCGCCAAGGACATCGTCGTGCCGCCCGCCGACACCATCGACAAGACCGCCGTGGACGTCGACGTGCTGGAGGTCGCCCAGAACCCCAGCGGACCGATGTCCGACCTGGAGGTCTCCGTGCCGACCAGCGCGCAGGACGTGGCGACGGTGCTCGCCGACGGCACCGTGCGGGTCACCCTGGCGGACACCGCGCAGACCCTGCCCTACCGGCTGACGAACACCGCCGACGACACCGGCACCGCCACCGCGTACGCCTTCATCACCGTGCCGCCGCTCGGCTTCTTCCCGCCTCAGGTGCGCCCCCGCGCGGACGAACTGCGCGTGGCCAGTGGCGACACCCTGACCATCCCGCTCGGCGCGCAGGTGCAGGTGGCGCCCGGCCGCACCGCGCAGATCGCCGACCCGACCGCAGTCACCGCCACCCGGTCGAACGGGGGTCCGCTGGTGGTCGACGCCAGCACCCTGCAGTTCACCTCCGAGGCCGGGTACGCCGGGCCCGCGTCCATCACGGTCCCGGTCACCGACGCGACCGGCCCGGACGACGCCAACGCCCGGACCCGGACTCTCACGCTGCCGATCACCGTCTTCACCGAGGACGACTACCCGCCCACCTTCTCGCCCAGTCGGATCGAGGTCGCCCCCGGCGAGGCACCGGTGTCGGTCGACCTGCGCACCTTCACCCAGGGGGTGGAGGGATCGACCGGCGACCAGGCCTACGGCTTCCGGCTGGTCTCCGGCGCACCGGCCGGGTTCTCCGCGAGCCTGGACGGCACCCGGCTGAGCGTCTCCGCCGCCACCGGCACCGCCAAGGGCAGCGCGGGGACGATCCAACTGGAACTGAGCTACGGCCGCTCCGGCACCATGGACGTGCAGGTCGAGGTCCGGGCGATCGCCAGCACCCGCCGCCTGGCCAGCGTGCCCGACCGGGTGATCAACGACGCCGTGCAGGGACAGGACTCCGTGGTGGACGTCCTCGCCGGGGCGTACAACCCGTTCCCGGACCAGCCGCTCACCGTGATCGGTGCCAGCGTGCAGACCGCCGGGACCGGCACCGCCAGCGTCTCCGGCAGCAACGTCGTGGTCCGGCCGAATGCTGACCTGACCGGGCAGATGGTCGTGCAGGTCCGGGTGCGTGACGCCACCAACGACGCGGCCCGTGAGGTCGCGGCGACCATCTCGCTCCGGGTCCGTGGCAAGCCGGCCGCGCCCAAGGCGCCCCGGGTGGGCGCGGAGGTCCTCGATTCGCGGGCGATTCTGAGCTGGGACGCGCCAGACGCACGAGGTGAGCCGATCACGGGGTATCGAGTGACGGTGAGCCCTGGTGGACAGCAGCGCGCATGTGTTTCAACTACGTGCACGATCGACGGGCTCACGAACAACGTTGGCTATACCTTCACCGTGGCTGCGCAGAACGCAGTGGGGTGGTCTGATCCGAGCCCTGCCTCCACGGTCGTCACACCGGACGCTGTGCCGGATGCGCCGTCGCGCCCAACTCTGGTGAGAGGTGACGGCACCATCACCGCGAGGTGGGAAACGCCAGCATCCAAGGGTTCTCCCGTCGATTCGTACACCGTTACTCTGCTCGGCGGGCGGGGCGGATCAAGTACACAAACTACGTCGGGAACGTCATTCAGCTGGTCAGGGCTGCAAAACGGAACCGAATATACTGTGCAAGTTCGTGCCCACAATCGGGCTCCCCAGCCCAGTCCATGGAGCCTGGCCGCCTCAGCCACTCCGGCTGGACTGCCGGGACGACCCGCCGTGACAGCGAGTCGGGTGGACACGCCGCTCGGTGGCCAAATCACCGTCGAGTGGACGCCGGTCGACCCGAACGGATCGCAGGTTCTTGAGTATCAAGTGTCCATCAGTCCGGAAATCGGTGTTCGTTCTGTCGGGGGTGCCGAAACCGCGCTGACTTTCGATGCTGTGAATGGCACGCCCTACTCTATTTCGGTGGCAGCTCGCAACGACGTGGGTGTGGGACCGAGTGGCCAGACGACCGCAACTGCCTACGGCTCGCCTGAGAAGGTAGGTCAGCCGACGGTGCGGGTTTCGGGGGATCCAGGTTCAGGTGTTGTGCCAGAAGCGGGACAGGGTACTGCCGACATCTCATGGCCGCCCGCGAGTGGCCGAGGCTCATGGGTTCGCTATCAGGTTTCCCTCGATGCGGGAACTAATTGGCGCGACGTGAGCGGTACCTCTCTTCATCTCAATCGACTGACGGGTGGACAGACCCTCACCGTTGTGGTGCGTGCCGTAAACACCGTTGGTCCGGGTGAGTCGTCCGTCGCTACGACGGTGGTTCCCAAGACCCTCCCCGGACAGGTTGACGGGTCGCGGGTTGCTGTGCGAGCTGATGACCAGCCCGCTGGTGCTCAGCCACAGAACGCCCAGGTGAGTTGGGGATCCGTTGAGTCGGGTGACGGCTCTCCGATCACGTACGAGGTCAAGCTGACCGCGCGCAACAACGGCGCGACCACGAGCGCCGTCAGTTCCGAAACGTCAGTTGTCCTGACCGTTCCCACAGGCCTTTCAACTGACGGTGCATTGGACGTCACGATCACCGCGCGCAACGGGCTCGGCGAGACGACCCAAAAGGTCCAGCGAGACGTGCCCTGGACAGCAGCCCCCGCGCCGCAGCCCACGAGCACTGGCTGA